The Solanum pennellii chromosome 7, SPENNV200 DNA segment acaaaattgatgGGTATTTTTTACTCTTTTCCCAAGAAAATTGTACTCTTTCCTAAGAGTGTACAAAGatcgatttgatttgattttttatcaaaaaaaaaacaattatatcaGCCTATTAActctaaaaatcaaataaaataatatgaagtCTGTTTTTTCGGTTGAAGTTTCAACCTtagtctaatttttttgttttttgatttttcggaatattttataactattcgggatttgaaaaaaatcaaatattttttcacttgtGTGATAAGCTAAACTTAAAAAATGTTAAGTGATTTGAAATTCtcgaaaaaacaataaaattcacatggcgtacaaaatattttttttgaaatatcaacgttcattatgttaaataaataagatcAAAGGTTAGCAAACCTTGAAAATAGATAGTCCttaatatttgtcattttacaaaattaatgtGCGATAATTtataattcttaaaaataaactaaaaaaatcaacctgaaatattttaaaatgtggAAGTGATTAGTAAAGATACAagtttttttattcaaaagggttaaaattggacTAAAAACAATAGATTGTGTATTCATTAGATATGTTGCACACAACAAGCCTGTCATTTTTTATTCACCAAAAACAACAGGTTGTGTATTTATTGGACTAAAAACAATAGATTGTGTGTCTATTGGACTAAAATCTTGATTACTTTGATGCATACAATATAGTAATAAAGATAATATCTATTTGGGTGTTAGTGACACTAATGATTGTACATGATCTTGAAATCTATCGATGGATATTAAGACAAGATTCTTATGAAGAGTTGGgaaagaaatttatatgaaatagtGAGAGGGATTTGTAATTCTTGATAAAAGAAAGTGTATAAATGTTAAGGCACTTTATTGATTTAAATAAGCACCCAAATAAATcatgctaaatttgatcaaattatgttaacaaatgaatttaatatcaacaagtgtgataaatgtgtatttgttaaAAACATTGAGAATCATAAAGTTATTATTTGTCTATAtattgatgacatgttaataatgaataaaaatattgacaatataaatattacaaaatacaTGTTGTCTAGCAAATATGATATGAAGAACTTGGGAGTCGTTAATTTGATCTTAGGAACCAGAATTCACAAAACTCCACAAGATCTAACatactcacaatctcattatattTAAGAGTATTAAACAAGGTCAAGtatttgaagttaaaaaataacaaGACTTCAATTGATGTAAGTTTTACATTTCAGAAGAATAAAGATAAAAGTGATTTTCAATTGACCTACGCAAGAGTGTTGAGAAGTCTGATGTGTATGAATTGTACATTATCAAATATAGTATGTGTTATTAGCAAACTGAGTCAGTTCACTAGTAATCCTAACCAAAATCATTGTAGACAATGAGGCGGGTTTTAAGGTATTTGAAGTATACACGATATTAtgttttgcattataataaatatgctAGCTAGTGCAATTGAAAGATATAATGATGCAAACTGTATCATTGAAAAGAATGAAGTGACATTCACAAGTGGATGTGTATTTACCATGGAGGAGCAGTCTTTTGAAAATCATCCAAATGGATATGTATTTTTGCTCTATAATCGAATTTGAATTTATCGCACTAGATAAGAACGGTAAGAAGATAGATGGCTTCAGAATTTCTTAGAAAACAATTTATTCTGACTCAAAATAGTGAgccctatatacatatattgtgatattcaagcagcaataggtaaGCAGAAAGCGTCATATACAACAAAAGAATCTCGCCACATACGACGATGCCATGTTACCGTaagacaactactctctagtgttTCAATTAACTATGTGTATGTCTAAGGATAATGTGTCTGATCCAATAACAGAAGGCCTAGATAGAAAgacagttgaaagatcatctaagagGATGAATTTAAGGCTTAAGATGAATCATCGTGGCGgaaactctacctagaagacaAGAAATCCCAAGAGTTAGGTTCAAAGAGAAAACAAAGTTATATCTGGACTCTGGAGGTTCGAAATCGTCAAACAACTTAATCCACCCTCATGTGTTAGGAACAAATATAAGATATTAAGATTTATTAACGAGTTGATAAAGcttaaaattttcttatgatttgctaagtttgacAGATTTGACGAAATAGTTTATCTACGCGATAACACAGTTAGAAATCACATATATGAGTATGAAGTGTAAATCGATTCAAAGAGAACTATTGGCAAAAACTCCTTCCTCTATACTCTCACAAAATTTGAAAGTGTTCATCGATGAAACGAACACAACTGTAAGAATCATAAACGGTAAAAGGCTGATTATGTAAAATATAGTTGTCTAGGTGTACACTAAAGTCcaacggttcaaagatatcaaatctgtTGATTGAGCGAGTACATTCGACATATGTATAGAAAGTTCAAAGAGGAGACCTACTTAtctaaatataattgatatttgCTTGTAAAGTGCACAATTGATCGTTTCTTTGTCTTAGAGTCATTTTCCATTTATACGGACCGCGATTGTTGGATTTAAAAATGTGTGAATGAAATATGAAGAGCAAAGagtttcatgaaaagttgtgactttaatttaatgaaaaattgtgaattttatgaaagtTTGTCACCTTTttgaagggttgtaactttttcaaaatGTTGCGACCTTTCTGATAAGGAACAATAAACATCTATTCACACTACCTTTTGTCTATATATAGAGAAATTTCCTTTCAATCTAGATCAACGAAATTTCTAaactatttcttcttcttttgtactattaaatatttttgtactttGCTCGCATTGAATGGCTCGATAAcatcattatttttgtataatacactgataaataaaatcattttattatagAGGACATAATTCTTTAAACTTAAGGTAATAGAAAGAAGTAATTTTCTAAAGGGTACAATATAAATTCAGcgaattctattttttttttctttctatttcatttttctattacaaattgaaatagaattatattttttgtcgtcattaatttttacttatattattagttattattttaagtaaatACTTTAAGCTTTATTGAGAGTGGTTTCAACATCTTCATCTTAATAAACAAAACTAACACTTCAATGACAAAACTAACACTTCAATGATGATGAACGTAAGATCTCTTTAGTGGTTTCATCATCGTCATCACCTATGAATTCGTTGGCAAAATGATGATATGGATAGAATAAccattttttttacatattctttaaaattgatAAACTCCAAAtggttataaaataataaaacaaaaaaaactggattttcatgttattattaATAGCTTAATATCATTGTTCTACGTAAatgtaatattttctttgttctattttatatgaaattatttttttttatttaatttaaaaaaatattatatttttttatatggtaaatatttaaagatataatttcttttttattttattggtctcacttaattttaaaataatactcaaattcatttatgaagagaaaaaaaataaatttactttttaaaagataatttaaaaaaatatgttaaagccttcatttattatttaaactCCGTACTCAATGAAATATTGccatataaaataaaacggaagcagtaaaaaataaataagtgcaAAAGAAAAGGGatataaaagagaagaaaaagttaAACGTAAATTACAAGGGCAAAACGGCGTAAATAAGCAGAGTATAAGGGGTAGTGTTGTGTGGGTTCAAAACAACAGGTAAATTCCGACACCGCTTTCTTTAGCGAAATCAACACGTGTTCGACATGCGCATAcccttctattttatttattaaaaaaataatttaagaaagaaccaaatgcactaataaataaaagagtaaaatagtataaaaaataataataataataataataaaaattcataacGTTCCTAAATTAGACGTGAATTGTTACTTTAATTCCTAAATTATTTACAGCTTTACAAATAGTTATTTACTAATTGAACTTAAACATATACTCGACACTAACATATGcgaaatatacttttaaattttcgtTAAGTTTAGATACATTTTCAATACcccttttgatattttattaaaaattacatGTTATACAAAATTTTGAGCCATTTATTATATCTtgtgataaattaaaaatatatctaaatttattactttaattagtaaaatagataactatttttaaaattatcaataatttgagatatttttaaaaataaaaaaataaaaaatagcaaGTGGAGAATGATGAAACAACAAAGAGCAcgtcttttttaaaataaagtaatttaaagGTCTCCATATATTCCTCGTGCTCAACCAACCCCACCCCCACTTCTCTAACCCCACGTCCTCTTCCGTGTTTCATACAAACagtccatatatatatatatatatatacatacatgtgCTTTAGACCATAATCCTTCaactttacttttcatttttcattcaaaaataatACTATTACAAATGGCTTCATCGGAGATTGTGGATTCCGGGAGATTTGCCGGTCAGAAATCGCATTTCTCTCATACATGTAACTTGTTGAGTCAATACTTGAAAGAGAAGAAAGGTTCTTTGGGAGATCTCAGCCTTGATATACATCGCAATTTCGATTTAGCTGGTATGATAATTTTGctaatatttcttattttatttttggagttGTATAACATGTATATGAGTTGTGTTTCAACAGGTTCTACTACTATGGATTTGTTGCCGATGATTGAGAAATCTGGTGAATCGGTTCAGAAATCGATGAATCTGTTCCCTCAAGGTGGAATGAAGGCTGAATCGGAACCGGAAAAGGCACAGATGACGATATTCTATGGAGGTCAAGTTATTGTGTTTAATGATTTTCCGGCTGATAAAGCTAAGGAAATCATGCTTATGGCTAGTACTAGCAAGGGAAACAATCCTGCTAAACCATTGGAATCTGCTGCCGATTTGGTGGTTCCCAGTTTCGGAAAAACTTCAATCCAGGAAAATCAAATGCCTAAGCAGCCAATTGTTTCTGGTAATAATTTGAGTCTCTGTCCTTGCTTGTTTCTGTTTCGACTTTTATTTATCAGATTTTCGTCTTTGCAGATTTACCTATTGCGAGAAGAGCTTCATTAACAAGGTttttggagaagagaaaagatagGCTGACTGCAAAAGCACCTTACCATAGAGAGGAAGCAGCAGCTcctaaaaaggaagaaaacaaggCGCCATGGCTGGGATTGGGTGGTCAATTTGCAGTGAAAACTGAGCAATACTAGTTTACCGTTTTTGGCTTTAATTGCTTGGTAGAAGCCTAGAGAATCAATTACTACAAGTTTAATCCTGGCTTCAACTCTCATTGAACCCCCCCATACTTAGATCtgactattattattattactttactGTAATAGATCATTTATGTAATTAAAACCAAATATGGTTGTTCTCTAGGTATGGTATTCAATTCATCATCTCTCAAGTTTTTCATGTGTAATGAAATGTTATGTTCGCTTTGCTTTCATCCGAATATTAAGAGACCAAAGAAATTAAAAACCAAATAGGCAATAGATTTAGATGATGTTGGCGTATGAATGAATATGTTGTTcaccaaattttcttttttatctttttttgccTCATCTTCTCCgctaaatcttttttttattaatttttaaaaaaattcaaatagagGAGAGTATCAAACTATTGTTGAATTATTCGtcttaattaaaatttcattttacttgttaAGGATAACAAGCAGTAGTAGATGATAATTTTGCTTTATCTTAAAAAATGATAACCCACCAACATGAAACTCTTGTTTTAACTGGAACCCACTATCAGTAACATGTTTTAGCAAGCAAAATTAAAGTAAAGCGACAATGAATTAGTCCATCCCTTATTTATGGTATCAAGGGGTCATTTATTAGGAGAAATAGTTCAAGTATTATGTGTgacattatttaatattatgtttGATAGGAATTTTGGGTCTATGTATTATTAATCTACGAATTAGTTATACATCCTACATGATATTAGAGGGTGCATAACTAATACCCTTCCATTTGATGGCATTAGCTGTAATATTATGGGATTATTCTAGGTAAAGAGCAAAATACTCCCTCAAAAAAtccttttaataattttttttaattttgattttgtattttatattttatttttcatacttatattaataaatttatttaagtaaattaacttataaattttattatttagatataattttttgtttctaaaatatgagttatttaatttatttattattaatataaaatattataattcgactaatatgctaatgttgatgtatgaatttaagaacaattcataagtaaaatattgtctcttaaCGAAAGTCcattaaacattacacaagtaaTCTAAAACaagagcatatatatatatatatatatatatatatagacacatctcgagtataaaaatagtttaatttattttgctagatttatttcatattatgataaagatttttttaaaatttattaatacaaaacaaagctcaataaattttctctataaattataatagttgtgtgaccttttgagatattaactccAATTTATTAAGACGAAAATTATTtactctcaaataatttaagtgacAAATAGTGAACACgacaataaaatttttattctcCTAGCtagttaaaaatgttataaaaaataatattctccgTTAATTATCTACTTTGACtcaattacatgaaataaaaaatttcataataactCTACAGTATAATTGGattgaattatttttgtaaacatTTAAACCACACAAAATTAGGTAAaaaacaatgaaccaaacaattgataaaaataacccctgcattactaatctttgtattactaatccctgcattattGATCTTTATACCAAACGATCCTTGGAAAAAAGTATCCACTCCtaaactcaaattattttttgactttttaaaaataatttttatttgattaaatgataaattgagAAATATATTAGGGGTACATTtaaatttgactaattaaataaataaatacttataattattaataatttaaaaattaataactaacgttaaattcaaaatattttgtatactTGCAGTGTTTAGTTAAAAAAGGGATGTACGGACAAAAGAATGGTGTGTGGTAGAGAGAGAATAATAGGGCACGCGGTTTTGAAAATGGCAACGCGGAAAAAACACACAtgtgaaaatataaaatgtataaaCAAAGCACTACTAGACTTGTAGTTTACTACACAACTCCATTATATTCTTATcaacttttaacaaaaaaaaggtattgcttataaaattcaaataatcaCTATATAcgtaaataaagagagaaaaaaatatataatagttAGTCTTTTTATTATAGGAATTAGTCTAGAATGtttatataactatatatttatcaaatttaattttttaggtaCTTAAAAATCTATTATGCTTGATCCCTTTGATAtaagtttattaattttaattttttttaagtattttaaaaacttatcaagtttaattctttaatatatatttataaggtttagtattttaaatctttaattcatttcatttttattgtaCTTGAAAAAGGAGCAAACCTAGGTGAAGCTTCGGGGGGCTTGCCTGAACCATTTCGTCAAAAtattacactatatatataaagttaaattctgattttatgtttatatgcaTTAAAATGAAACCCCCACAAAACAAAGGGTAAacttgaattaataaataagtGGTTCATGAAATGCCCCTAGTCATGGGATCAAACCCCATTGACAACATTTTCCCCCCTCTTTTAATGCTTCGGAAAATGAAACTTTTGAGCTTAGGCattatcttttccttttattcgATTTGGTATttttaacttgttttttttttttgaaaaaaaattattagacatattctttttatttttatattctattcttttatatttactattctttttatttttatatttttttttatatatatttattattcattttgtttcaATGTAACTCTTTTTTCATATACATttgaataacttttttaaaaaatgataaattatatttaacttgaaattgagatagaaacataatttatttttaagaaaaatataaatagactTAATTGAACGAAGAACCTTAAAGTCAACAtcctttaaaaatattaatttagtagaattcataaaatttcctttatatttttaattctacTTTCATTTATtcgttatttatttaattttttataaattgtgaCTAACCTACTAAATTGGACTATATGGACTTGACAAATTGACGgtactatttatttattttttgatatgtattataatattaataactcTATTTTTGCACACTTTTAGAAAATCTTGACaatttttatagtaatatttgattgaatagatactaatttaaaatttttaaaaagtaaaatataaagtaaaatattacaaaaatgaaagtataaaaagaacaaaaaattttaagaatgcTCGATGGAGCATGATAAAAGTAAAAAGGAAGGTTTAATACAGTGTGATAAAGTGAATTAAGTTAAGCATGATaagataaatatatttcttccttgtctcactttctttttcatcatttaattttcaCGTGTTTTAGGAATTAACTTATGTAATACAATCGATCCACTAAAACTTATCAATGCATCTTTATCCTCGATCTTTGATTAGTTTAGTCTTTACTTTTATGAACCAATGAAATATCTGTGGTTCTTGTACAAAGAACATACTGAGGAGCTACTATGCTCACCGCGCACTTGCATTAGCACCTGAACTTCTTCTTTATACTTCAATCCCTGAACAAAAATCATGGGTCCGTCACTGATTGAAGAACTTCTCTTCAATCTTTAATTATTGGAGTACTTAATTCTCTTCGATCTGCAATTATATTTTTCTCGTTGTATTGTTTTATCCCAACTTCTAAGTATTGGAGCACTTTCTCTTCAAgtcacattttctttttgtgttgGAACTCTTTTTTCCAACTTTCGAGAATTCGGACACTTTCAATCTCCAACACTGAGTTGatggtatttatttttttgtatgcaTTGAAGCATTGGGGCACTTTCTCTCCAACTCTCGTTGATATTCTTtccatcaatttatttttaaaaaaaataaatttactccaacttttaaatagaaaatgttCTTCCTTTGTGTCATGTTAGTATTCAAAAACTTATCAGCTTTTGTAATtgctttatattatttttatacaaataacttaaatttatattacCAAAATTTTTGTCTTCATGAAATTGattcttaattcattttttcaattgtTTCTCTCCCCTTCTTTTCAaattattcttatattaaaaaagTATCTTAATCTCATCCatttaaaattacaattcattagaaaaaaaagggtataatttaaaattttattcaataaagaataaaataagatattttatttcataactttGATGCTTTATCAAATTACATTACGTAACAAatagaatatatttatttgaagaaatatcacgtgaataaaaaaaagttagacGCAATGAATACATACATATCACTTCCGTGGAATGAGATGGTTTAATACGAATAAAGAAATATCAAATAGTCAAAAACATAGAGATAACTAAACCTATAGATAAGTAAATGTCCAACTAATGTTCCTACCAACATTAGAAAACTTTGCCTATATCTTTTTATAATTGATGtcaacaaatttatttatagatGGGgtcaaaattcatcataaatagattttaaaaaaagacataGTAGGAAAAAGTAGTTCATTTGGCAAATAATCGATTGATATGGTGCAATGAATGagattattcatttttaaattaaagatcTTAAATTTGGATCAtaattgatatgaaaaaattcaacacaaatttaaactaattaaatttcaatataagatgagattattcatttttaaattaaagattttaaatttggaTCATAACTGATATGAAaagattcaacacaaatttaaactaattaaatttcaatataagatgagattatttatttttaaattaaagatttttaatTTGGATCATAAATGATATGGAaaaattcaacacaaatttaaactaattaaatttcaatataagatgagattatttatttttaaattaaagattttttattttgaatcataACTGACATGAAaaaattcaacacaaatttaaactaattaaattttaatataagatgagattatttatttttaaattaaaaattttaaatttggattataacttatatgaaaaaattcaacacaaatttaaactaattaaatttcaatataagatgagattattcatttttaaattaaaaattttaaatttggatCATAGctgatatgaaaaaaattaacacaaatttaaactaattaaattttaatataagatgagattatttatttttaaattaaaaattctaaatttaaatcataactaatataaaaaatttctaacacaaatttaaactaattaaatttcaatataagATATAGAACACGCAAACGACAAGAATATTCATTTCTAACACATGGTATACAAGGAGAGAGGAGATGAGGGGCTATTCAGACAAAACACTAGTGCATTGAATATTGCTACTCCCAACCTTGGGTCGGCGTGAACATGCAtctttatacataaaaaattatttcctcaattttaaaataaagtaaacatttttgacttttttttaaaaaattatttcaaattaagaTGATATTAACTTTAGTTCTAATCATCTACATGATATATCTAAAATTATAGGATGGaaatattttgatgtatttcacttttttttaatttaaaataataagatttaaatgttttttacttttacatttttgtgtcaaatcaaaaataaataaataaattgaaattgaaacaatgcttttttttttaaaatagaaaaaagataatagaaatattttcttactttatgcaaataattactcattttcttGAGAAGAGGTGTGCCTAGTGCCTAAACATAAAAACAACCCCAATTATCATGAAACGTAGGgtgtaataataatattagcCTTAATATAGATCTATAAAGTTGAAACATAAGACTTTATTATTCTCACGTTGTTCACACTTCACCAAAAAGTCTTCTACCACTAAACAAAAAGACTTGGTAAttacaagaaagaaaaagacgtgttataattaatgtatttattgtTGGGTGGGTTTTGGCCATTTTATAATACTTTATATTAGTTTATTAGGATCACATGGTACGTTACAAAAGGTAGTGGTtgagcaaaaataaaataaagaagataatatagcataagttttttttttttcccttcttccttttgttttttgagactttttcattgtttgttgacccattctttttctctttatccttttttttgttgttttcttggATCTTTTCCATGCCTCACCCCATGTGAAATGTTACACATAGTTTTGTATGTATTGACATGTCCAGACTTTGAAGTGGGGTTTGCCTTTTGATTGAAAGCATCTCTACTTCTATATGTGTTCTTTGTACGTGGGCATTTGTTTATATATTGGATGCATCATGCATGTATAGGTATGGGTTTTAGTCGTCAACGATCAATTAAAGTTATCTACATATTTGACTTAAGCACCTTGATCTATTCTTGTGTCTATTGAACCCCTACGACTATTCCCCTTCCCATTTCCACCATCTCTTTACACATAAGATTGGTCCACACTCCACTCCACTCCAGAAGATTAAAGTTTATGGTTTGTATCTATAGTTTTCAACTTAGGGTTAATACAAGTACACTCTtgaacttatataaaatttgaacaagtagacacacatATCTTATACATTGCTTGACATGTGTCGCCTTACATGGCATAATATTGAACTGTTCGAGTATATCTCACCCAAATTGTCAGGTAGGATACGtatgtttatttgttc contains these protein-coding regions:
- the LOC107024179 gene encoding protein TIFY 10b-like, whose product is MASSEIVDSGRFAGQKSHFSHTCNLLSQYLKEKKGSLGDLSLDIHRNFDLAGSTTMDLLPMIEKSGESVQKSMNLFPQGGMKAESEPEKAQMTIFYGGQVIVFNDFPADKAKEIMLMASTSKGNNPAKPLESAADLVVPSFGKTSIQENQMPKQPIVSDLPIARRASLTRFLEKRKDRLTAKAPYHREEAAAPKKEENKAPWLGLGGQFAVKTEQY